The Micromonospora sp. M71_S20 genome has a window encoding:
- a CDS encoding putative quinol monooxygenase — translation MTEGTDRRSPGAAAVRELQGVARFTFHEGKLEEFKRLSAQCMEIVRTKDTGTLQYDIHFNDDQSECIVLERYRDSEALIEHTAHVADLMQAILATGSVSGELLGEPSAELRAKLDGSEVRLFTPFQSM, via the coding sequence ATGACCGAGGGGACGGACCGCAGGAGCCCGGGGGCCGCGGCAGTGAGAGAGCTTCAGGGGGTCGCTCGGTTCACGTTTCACGAGGGAAAGCTCGAGGAGTTCAAGCGCCTGTCCGCTCAATGCATGGAGATCGTGCGGACCAAGGACACCGGAACGCTGCAATACGACATCCACTTCAACGACGACCAGTCCGAGTGCATCGTCCTCGAGCGGTACCGGGACTCCGAGGCGCTCATCGAGCACACGGCGCATGTCGCTGACCTGATGCAGGCGATCCTTGCGACGGGCTCCGTCTCCGGCGAACTCCTCGGTGAGCCGAGCGCAGAGCTCAGAGCGAAGCTGGACGGCAGCGAGGTCCGTCTCTTCACGC